From one Candoia aspera isolate rCanAsp1 chromosome 17, rCanAsp1.hap2, whole genome shotgun sequence genomic stretch:
- the TRMT112 gene encoding multifunctional methyltransferase subunit TRM112-like protein codes for MKLLTHNMLTSHVRGVRPGGGFPLLIKATEVKVNNIDFNPDFTARMVPKIEWAALMEAAESLGHRSDLPSEPITDYEKNEDFLRKVHHVLMEVEVIEGVLKCPDTGREFPITKGIPNMLLSEDET; via the exons ATGAAACTCTTGACCCACAACATGCTCACGTCTCACGTGCGGGGCGTGCGACCCGGAGGAGGGTTTCCCCTTCTCATAAAG GCTACAGAGGTGAAGGTGAACAACATCGATTTCAACCCAGATTTCACGGCACGGATGGTGCCCAAAATTGAGTGGGCGGCTCTGATGGAGGCTGCAGAAAGT TTGGGTCACCGGTCAGATCTCCCCTCTGAGCCCATCACCGACTACGAGAAAAACGAAGATTTTCTTCGGAAAGTGCATCACGTCTTGATGGAG GTGGAGGTGATAGAAGGTGTATTGAAATGCCCGGACACGGGACGGGAATTTCCCATCACTAAGGGCATACCCAACATGCTGCTGAGCGAAGACGAGACATGA